In the Sulfurivermis fontis genome, GACATTCAGCGGCCGGCGCTGGCGTAATTTCGTGACCCACGGGCCGGGGTCTTTGGCGTGGGTCAGCACGGATCGCGCACCGTGAATCAGCAAGGTGCGCAGGTAGGTGTCACCGCGCTTGCTGATGCCGAGCAGTTTGATGCGCCCACCAGTGCCCACCTGTCGCGGCACCAGGCCGGCGAAGGCGGCGAACTCTCGCCCCGACTTGAAGGCTTTGGCGTCGCCCATGATGGCGACCGCCGCCGTGGCGGTCAGCGGCCCGACACCAGGAATTTCAGCGATTCGCTTGCAAGCTTCGTCTTGCTTGAGCCACAGCTGGATGCGCTGCTCGATGGCGGCGATTTCCCCATCCAGCTTCTCGATGCGCGCCCATTGCTCGCGCAACGTATCGATCACCATTGCCGGCAGCCGGTCTTCCAGTCTGGCCAAAGCCGCAGCAACTCCCTTCCTGACCCCCGCTTTGCCCTGCGGCATCACTTCACCGTATTCGGCGAGCAACCCCCGCAGGCCGTTAATCTGCGCGGTGCGGAACTTGACCAACTGGCTCCTCATGCGGTGCAGCGCCAGGATGGCCTGCTGTTCTTCCGTCTTGATCGCCACCGCCTTGACGTGCGGCTGCTGCACCGCTGTCCAGATCGCCCGCGCGTCCTGCCGGTCGTTCTTGTTGCCGGTGACGAACGGCTTCACCGCCTTGCCTGGCAGGAGCTTGACCTGGTGGCCCAGCGCCGTGAGTTTCCTCGCCCAGTGCTGCGCACCGCCGCAGGCTTCCATCCCAATGAGGCATGGTTGCCGGTTAGCGAAGTGTTCGAGGAACTTCTCGCGCTTGAGCTGCAGGCTCACGATCTCTCCGGTCTCCATGTCGATCCAGTGCAACTGAAATACCCGCTTGGCGATATCCACGCCAACGACCGTTTTGCTACCATTCATTTCGGACCCTCCGGTTTGCCTGTGAAGACCTTCAGTATCTTCCACCTTGGGCACTTCGATGCCGTCGGCCCGTGAGGGTCCACCTTCATCCCACCCACACCGCAAAGCTATCCACGGCGCCGGGCGCCGCAGGTCCCTCCATACCGAAGACGGCCAGCGCGCCGGATAACTCGTGTTCAGCGCTCACGGGGTGGGAGGCGTCCATTCAA is a window encoding:
- a CDS encoding IS110 family transposase, which translates into the protein MNGSKTVVGVDIAKRVFQLHWIDMETGEIVSLQLKREKFLEHFANRQPCLIGMEACGGAQHWARKLTALGHQVKLLPGKAVKPFVTGNKNDRQDARAIWTAVQQPHVKAVAIKTEEQQAILALHRMRSQLVKFRTAQINGLRGLLAEYGEVMPQGKAGVRKGVAAALARLEDRLPAMVIDTLREQWARIEKLDGEIAAIEQRIQLWLKQDEACKRIAEIPGVGPLTATAAVAIMGDAKAFKSGREFAAFAGLVPRQVGTGGRIKLLGISKRGDTYLRTLLIHGARSVLTHAKDPGPWVTKLRQRRPLNVAVVALANKMARTIWAMLAHERTYQKGFVSQPA